In the Methanobacterium sp. genome, one interval contains:
- a CDS encoding FkbM family methyltransferase, whose product MKKMVFLALCKVSRFSSRFLEKIPVLITIRDICYYITNPNELVLIKVMNKKMYVNSNDIGIAYPLLKSGIYEEYETETFKNLLQSNTIFIDIGANIGYYTLIAASKIKDGQIYSFEPVKANYKLLTKNIKINNINNVKAFQKAISNRNGKIKIFIDGTNLGNHSLAKNNVIDKTESTEVETIRLDSFFNNLEEIIEEDFLIKIDTQGAEGLIVEGAHNLLLNKNIKILMEFWPKGLRNTHTDPLELLNKLQGYGFNLQLLDEKTKSLKIVNKNEVIDFCDNTEGVDQVNLLLEKGN is encoded by the coding sequence ATGAAAAAAATGGTTTTTCTTGCATTATGTAAAGTTTCAAGGTTTTCCTCAAGATTTTTGGAAAAAATACCTGTGTTGATTACAATACGTGATATTTGTTACTATATAACAAATCCCAATGAGTTAGTATTGATAAAAGTTATGAACAAAAAGATGTACGTAAATAGTAATGACATAGGAATAGCTTATCCTTTGCTTAAATCGGGTATTTATGAAGAATATGAAACTGAAACGTTTAAAAATCTACTACAATCAAACACTATTTTCATTGATATTGGGGCTAATATAGGTTACTATACCTTAATAGCAGCTAGTAAAATAAAAGACGGTCAAATATATTCTTTTGAACCAGTAAAAGCAAATTACAAATTGTTAACCAAGAATATTAAAATCAACAACATTAATAATGTTAAAGCTTTCCAAAAAGCAATCTCTAATAGAAATGGGAAAATTAAAATTTTTATTGACGGAACAAATTTAGGTAATCATTCACTGGCAAAAAATAATGTGATTGATAAAACTGAATCTACAGAAGTCGAAACAATTAGATTAGATTCATTTTTTAATAATTTAGAAGAAATCATCGAGGAGGATTTTCTTATTAAAATTGATACTCAAGGTGCTGAAGGTCTTATCGTTGAAGGAGCCCACAATTTATTATTAAATAAGAATATAAAGATTTTGATGGAATTTTGGCCTAAAGGTTTGAGGAATACGCACACGGATCCTCTAGAATTATTAAATAAATTGCAAGGTTATGGTTTTAATCTACAGTTGTTGGATGAAAAAACCAAATCTTTAAAAATTGTGAATAAAAATGAAGTAATTGACTTTTGTGACAACACTGAGGGTGTAGACCAAGTGAACCTGCTTCTTGAAAAAGGAAATTAG